One window of the Esox lucius isolate fEsoLuc1 chromosome 8, fEsoLuc1.pri, whole genome shotgun sequence genome contains the following:
- the insl5a gene encoding insulin-like 5a has product MRVLSVLLPLLLCMVVGLNQVRAEVQAVKLCGREFLRAVVYTCGGSRWRRLLSEPEQLEDIGEQPLSSMEDLKASLGSDFSRRDVKNMLTTVCCQLGCSKSDLTYLC; this is encoded by the exons ATGCGTGTGTTGTCGGTACTCCTGCCCCTGCTGCTCTGCATGGTGGTGGGTCTGAACCAGGTCAGGGCCGAGGTACAGGCGGTGAAGCTCTGTGGGAGGGAGTTTCTCAGGGCTGTTGTCTACACCTGTGGAGGCTCCCGCTGGAGAAGACTCCTCAGCGAACCGGAACAACTTGAGG ACATTGGGGAGCAGCCTCTGAGCAGCATGGAGGACCTAAAGGCCAGTCTGGGGTCAGATTTCAGCAGACGGGATGTAAAAAACATGCTGACCACTGTGTGCTGCCAGTTGGGCTGCAGTAAGTCCGACCTCACCTACCTTTGCTGA